A portion of the Streptomyces sp. YPW6 genome contains these proteins:
- the pdxH gene encoding pyridoxamine 5'-phosphate oxidase gives MREQYRSEDFVEGDLAADPMEQFARWFRQVAVGGVLHEPNAMVVSTADADGRPSSRTVLLKQYDDRGFVFFTNYGSRKGRELTANPYVSLLFPWHPMARQVIVTGTAARTSREETVAYFRTRPHGSQLGAWASDQSSVVASREELIARYEELAARYPEGERVPAPPHWGGFRVVPETIEFWQGHANRLHDRLRYVREGDGAHGGAWRVERLCP, from the coding sequence ATGCGCGAGCAGTACCGCTCGGAGGACTTCGTCGAGGGCGACCTCGCCGCCGATCCGATGGAGCAGTTCGCCCGCTGGTTCCGCCAGGTCGCGGTCGGCGGCGTGCTGCACGAGCCCAACGCGATGGTCGTCTCCACCGCCGACGCGGACGGCCGCCCGTCCTCGCGAACGGTGCTGCTCAAGCAGTACGACGACCGGGGCTTCGTCTTCTTCACGAACTACGGCTCCCGCAAGGGCCGCGAGCTGACCGCGAACCCGTACGTCTCCCTGCTCTTCCCCTGGCACCCGATGGCCCGCCAGGTCATCGTCACCGGCACCGCCGCCCGCACCTCCCGCGAGGAGACCGTCGCCTACTTCCGCACCCGGCCGCACGGCTCCCAGCTCGGCGCGTGGGCCAGCGACCAGTCCAGCGTCGTCGCCTCCCGCGAGGAGCTGATCGCCCGGTACGAGGAGCTGGCCGCCCGCTACCCCGAGGGCGAGCGGGTCCCGGCCCCGCCGCACTGGGGCGGCTTCCGGGTGGTGCCCGAGACGATCGAGTTCTGGCAGGGGCACGCGAACCGGCTGCACGACCGGCTGCGGTACGTCAGGGAGGGCGACGGGGCGCACGGGGGTGCGTGGCGGGTGGAGCGGCTCTGCCCGTAG
- a CDS encoding bifunctional DNA primase/polymerase yields MLGVEKPIGVTEAAQVPQQRSELLLDAAVRYAEERHWDVFPGTWLEAVGGGERCSCGDAGCALPGAHADRPDWAGQSTGSGAAARRMWSRQPRASVLLPTGRSFDALEVPEAAGFLALARMERMDLTLGPVTCTPDRRMLFFVLPGGAAKAAELVRALGWNAAAIDLTGRGEGHYIAAPPTRVGGRGAVQWACGPTNANRWLPDVDELISPLAYACAREAAAARTRTA; encoded by the coding sequence GTGCTGGGCGTGGAGAAGCCCATCGGAGTCACGGAAGCCGCACAGGTCCCCCAGCAGCGGAGCGAGCTGCTGCTCGACGCCGCAGTGCGGTATGCGGAAGAACGTCACTGGGACGTGTTCCCCGGCACCTGGCTGGAGGCGGTGGGCGGCGGGGAGCGGTGTTCCTGCGGCGACGCCGGCTGCGCCCTGCCCGGGGCACACGCGGACCGGCCGGACTGGGCGGGCCAGTCGACCGGCAGCGGTGCCGCGGCCCGGCGGATGTGGTCCAGGCAGCCCCGCGCCTCGGTGCTGCTGCCGACCGGCCGGTCCTTCGACGCGCTGGAGGTGCCCGAGGCGGCGGGCTTCCTGGCGCTGGCCCGGATGGAGCGGATGGACCTGACGCTCGGCCCGGTCACCTGCACCCCCGACCGCCGGATGCTGTTCTTCGTGCTGCCGGGCGGCGCCGCCAAGGCCGCCGAGCTGGTGCGCGCGCTCGGCTGGAACGCCGCGGCGATCGATCTGACCGGCCGCGGCGAGGGCCACTACATCGCCGCCCCGCCCACCCGGGTCGGCGGCCGGGGAGCCGTGCAGTGGGCCTGCGGCCCCACCAACGCCAACCGCTGGCTGCCCGACGTGGACGAGCTGATCAGCCCGCTGGCGTACGCCTGCGCCCGGGAGGCGGCCGCCGCCCGCACCCGGACCGCCTAG
- a CDS encoding VOC family protein, with product MTTPRPSLTLSSTVLDAPDAAELADFYRRLLGWEPVREEPGWVKLLPPGGGPGLSFQTAKPYVPPVWPAASGDQLMMLHLDFEVADLEAGVAHAVAEGARPADFQPQHDVRVLFDPAGHPFCLFVNEEARGEPPAINPAWVAEQTREIAERDRLTVQDAVAPGPDAPAAPDTPDAPARQPEPGTPA from the coding sequence ATGACCACGCCCCGCCCGTCCCTGACCCTGTCCAGCACGGTTCTCGACGCTCCGGACGCGGCGGAGCTGGCGGACTTCTACCGCCGCCTCCTGGGGTGGGAGCCCGTGCGGGAGGAGCCCGGCTGGGTGAAGCTCCTGCCGCCCGGCGGCGGTCCGGGCCTGAGCTTCCAGACCGCGAAGCCGTACGTGCCGCCGGTCTGGCCCGCCGCGTCGGGCGACCAGCTGATGATGCTGCACCTGGACTTCGAGGTGGCGGATCTGGAGGCGGGCGTGGCCCACGCGGTCGCGGAGGGCGCGAGGCCTGCGGACTTCCAGCCGCAGCACGACGTACGGGTGCTGTTCGACCCGGCGGGCCACCCGTTCTGCCTGTTCGTGAACGAGGAGGCCCGGGGCGAGCCCCCGGCGATCAACCCCGCGTGGGTGGCGGAGCAGACCCGGGAGATCGCCGAGCGGGACCGGCTGACGGTCCAGGACGCGGTGGCCCCGGGGCCGGACGCCCCAGCCGCCCCGGACACTCCGGACGCCCCGGCACGGCAGCCGGAGCCGGGCACGCCGGCCTGA
- a CDS encoding transcriptional regulator, protein MAARPLVARQPNERLQTLIQEAACSNAGLARRVNMVGAERGLDLRYDKTSVARWLRGQQPRGRAPGIIAEALGRKLGRTVTIDEIGMANGKNLSSGVGLQYAPTVAGAVEQVCELWRGDVGRRDQLTGSAVAASALVEPSRDWLISGPDAQVERTAGTRVGMSDVEAVRAMTTALTDLDHRFGSGHVRPVLVHYLNSVVSGLLSGSYRERVGRELFAAVARLTELGGYMAVDTGQPGLAQRYYIQALRLAQAAGDRAYGGYVLAASMSHLAAQLGNPREIAQLARAAQEGARGQVTPRAQAMFYAAEARGHALLGDARTCHAVTGRAVAALEQADPDTGDDPVWIRHFDSGYLADELAHCHRDLRQPQEAARRAKEALAALPETRARRRGIALVLLASAQVQQREVERACHTGTRAMELLSTVRSSRGAEYLDDLQQRLTPFREEPAVREFGERLELQAA, encoded by the coding sequence ATGGCTGCAAGGCCTCTCGTAGCCCGCCAGCCCAACGAACGGCTCCAGACGCTCATCCAGGAGGCGGCCTGCTCCAACGCGGGCCTCGCGCGCCGGGTGAACATGGTCGGCGCCGAACGGGGGCTCGATCTGCGCTACGACAAGACCTCCGTGGCCCGTTGGCTGCGGGGGCAGCAGCCCCGGGGCCGGGCCCCGGGGATCATCGCCGAGGCGCTGGGCCGCAAGCTGGGCCGTACGGTCACGATCGACGAGATCGGCATGGCCAACGGCAAGAACCTCTCCTCGGGCGTCGGCCTCCAGTACGCGCCGACCGTCGCCGGGGCCGTCGAGCAGGTCTGCGAGCTGTGGCGCGGCGACGTGGGCCGCAGGGATCAGCTCACCGGGTCGGCGGTCGCCGCGTCCGCGCTCGTCGAGCCCAGCCGGGACTGGCTGATCTCGGGCCCGGACGCCCAGGTCGAGCGGACCGCGGGGACCCGGGTGGGGATGTCCGATGTCGAGGCGGTGCGGGCGATGACCACCGCGCTCACCGACCTCGACCACCGGTTCGGCAGCGGCCACGTCCGGCCGGTGCTCGTGCACTACCTCAACAGCGTGGTCTCCGGCCTGCTTTCGGGGTCGTACCGCGAACGGGTGGGCCGCGAGCTGTTCGCGGCGGTGGCCCGGCTCACCGAGCTCGGCGGCTACATGGCGGTCGACACCGGGCAGCCCGGCCTCGCCCAGCGCTACTACATCCAGGCGCTGCGGCTCGCCCAGGCGGCGGGCGACCGGGCGTACGGCGGCTACGTGCTGGCCGCCTCGATGAGCCACCTCGCCGCCCAGCTCGGCAACCCGCGGGAGATCGCCCAACTCGCCCGCGCCGCACAGGAAGGGGCCCGGGGGCAGGTCACCCCCCGCGCCCAGGCCATGTTCTACGCGGCGGAGGCCCGGGGCCACGCGCTCCTCGGGGACGCCCGGACCTGCCACGCGGTGACGGGGCGTGCCGTCGCCGCACTGGAGCAGGCCGATCCGGACACCGGCGACGATCCGGTCTGGATCCGGCACTTCGACAGCGGGTATCTCGCGGACGAACTGGCGCACTGCCACCGGGATCTGAGGCAGCCGCAGGAGGCGGCCCGGCGGGCCAAGGAGGCGCTGGCCGCGCTGCCGGAGACCCGGGCCCGGCGCCGGGGCATCGCGCTGGTGCTGCTGGCCTCGGCCCAGGTGCAGCAGCGGGAGGTGGAGCGGGCCTGCCACACGGGGACCCGGGCGATGGAGCTGCTGTCGACGGTGCGCTCCAGCCGGGGCGCCGAATATCTCGACGACCTCCAGCAGCGGCTGACGCCCTTCCGCGAGGAGCCCGCGGTGCGGGAGTTCGGCGAGCGGCTGGAGCTCCAGGCGGCGTGA
- a CDS encoding metal-dependent transcriptional regulator — protein MSGLIDTTEMYLRTILELEEEGVVPMRARIAERLDQSGPTVSQTVARMERDGLVQVAGDRHLELTEEGRRLATRVMRKHRLAECLLVDVIGLEWEQVHAEACRWEHVMSEAVERRVLELLRHPTESPYGNPIPGLEELGEKAGAESFLDASMVSLAELDPGADGKTVVVRRIGEPIQTDAQLMYTLRRAGVQPGSVVSVTESPGGVLVGSSGEAAELDADIASHVFVAKR, from the coding sequence ATGTCCGGACTGATCGACACCACGGAGATGTATCTCCGCACCATCCTCGAACTGGAAGAGGAAGGTGTGGTCCCCATGCGTGCCCGTATCGCCGAACGGTTGGACCAGAGCGGTCCGACCGTCAGTCAGACGGTGGCCCGCATGGAGCGGGACGGACTGGTCCAGGTCGCGGGGGACCGCCATCTGGAGCTGACCGAGGAGGGCCGCCGCCTCGCCACCCGCGTCATGCGCAAGCACCGGCTCGCCGAGTGCCTGCTCGTCGATGTGATCGGCCTGGAGTGGGAGCAGGTCCACGCCGAGGCCTGTCGCTGGGAGCACGTGATGAGCGAGGCGGTGGAGCGGCGGGTGCTGGAGCTGCTGCGCCACCCGACGGAGTCGCCGTACGGGAACCCCATCCCGGGCCTGGAGGAGCTGGGCGAGAAGGCCGGGGCCGAGTCGTTCCTGGACGCCTCCATGGTGAGCCTGGCCGAGCTGGACCCGGGGGCCGACGGCAAGACCGTCGTGGTGCGGCGGATCGGGGAGCCGATCCAGACCGACGCCCAGCTGATGTACACGCTGCGCAGGGCCGGGGTGCAGCCCGGGTCTGTCGTCAGTGTCACCGAGTCGCCCGGCGGGGTGCTGGTCGGCTCCAGCGGGGAGGCGGCCGAGCTGGACGCCGACATCGCCTCGCACGTGTTCGTCGCCAAGCGCTGA
- a CDS encoding alpha/beta hydrolase → MVRRIDVTGTDGVSLAAWEFADPPKERAEAAGAPGVLLLHGLMGRASHWAPTARWLAERYRAVGLDQRGHGRSDKPADGPYTRDAYVSDAEAAIEQLGLGPVTVVGHAMGALTGWQLAAKRPDLVRAVVICDMRASALGAASQREWSDWFDSWPLPFATLADVRKWFGEDDPWVERPSPARGEFYAEVMTEGEDGWRPVFSRRQMLRSRATWVFDAHWEELAQVRCPALVLRGLDGELGRAEAQEMVRVLPRGQYAEVADAGHLVHYDQPEGWRAAVEPFLEQLAEDNHGDREPVSP, encoded by the coding sequence ATGGTGCGGCGCATCGACGTAACCGGAACCGACGGCGTGAGCCTCGCGGCATGGGAGTTCGCCGACCCGCCCAAGGAGCGCGCGGAAGCGGCCGGCGCTCCCGGGGTCTTACTGCTGCACGGGCTGATGGGCCGGGCCTCGCACTGGGCCCCGACCGCTCGCTGGCTCGCCGAGCGGTACCGCGCGGTCGGCCTCGACCAGCGTGGCCACGGCCGCAGTGACAAGCCCGCCGACGGCCCGTACACCCGCGACGCCTACGTCTCCGACGCCGAGGCCGCGATCGAACAGCTCGGGCTCGGCCCGGTCACGGTCGTCGGCCATGCCATGGGTGCCCTCACCGGCTGGCAGCTCGCGGCCAAGCGCCCCGACCTCGTCCGCGCCGTCGTCATCTGCGACATGCGGGCCTCCGCCCTCGGGGCGGCTTCCCAGCGCGAGTGGAGCGACTGGTTCGACTCCTGGCCGCTGCCCTTCGCCACTCTCGCCGACGTACGGAAGTGGTTCGGCGAGGACGACCCCTGGGTGGAGCGGCCGAGCCCCGCGCGCGGCGAGTTCTACGCGGAGGTGATGACCGAGGGCGAGGACGGCTGGCGCCCGGTCTTCTCCCGCCGTCAGATGCTCCGCTCCCGCGCCACCTGGGTCTTCGACGCCCACTGGGAGGAGCTGGCGCAGGTCCGGTGCCCCGCCCTGGTGCTGCGCGGCCTCGACGGGGAACTGGGCCGCGCCGAGGCGCAGGAGATGGTCCGGGTCCTGCCCCGCGGCCAGTACGCGGAGGTGGCGGACGCCGGCCACCTCGTCCACTACGACCAGCCGGAGGGCTGGCGGGCCGCGGTGGAGCCGTTCCTGGAACAGCTCGCGGAGGACAACCACGGCGACCGCGAACCGGTCTCCCCGTAG
- a CDS encoding SIS domain-containing protein produces MSDSKLAGQFFDAAIDLLARVRDEEAESIAAAGAAVADTVESGGRLFAFGAGHSSLAAQDVVYRAGGLALMNLLTVPGVVGVDVMPAPLGSALERVDGLASAVLDSSPATAGDLLVIISLSGRNALPVEMAQNARALGLKVIGVTSVAYAEHTRSRHASGGFLRDHCDIVLDSKIAIGDAELTVPGVEAPFAPASTVVTSAIMQSMLAAAVERLVARGVEPPMLRSGNVDGGHEWNGRVMTENRDRIFYRH; encoded by the coding sequence ATGAGCGACAGCAAGCTGGCCGGTCAGTTCTTCGATGCGGCGATCGACCTGCTGGCACGGGTGCGGGACGAGGAGGCGGAGAGCATCGCCGCCGCCGGCGCGGCCGTCGCGGACACCGTCGAGTCGGGCGGCCGGCTCTTCGCCTTCGGTGCGGGCCACTCCTCGCTGGCCGCCCAGGACGTCGTCTACCGCGCGGGCGGCCTCGCCCTGATGAACCTGCTCACCGTGCCCGGCGTGGTCGGCGTGGACGTCATGCCCGCCCCGCTCGGCTCGGCGCTGGAGCGGGTCGACGGGCTGGCCTCGGCCGTTCTGGACTCCAGCCCCGCCACCGCCGGGGATCTCCTGGTGATCATCTCGCTGTCCGGGCGCAACGCCCTGCCGGTCGAGATGGCGCAGAACGCCCGTGCCCTCGGGCTGAAGGTCATCGGCGTCACCTCGGTCGCGTACGCGGAGCACACCCGTTCCCGGCACGCCTCCGGCGGCTTCCTGCGGGACCACTGCGACATCGTCCTGGACAGCAAGATCGCGATCGGCGACGCGGAGCTGACGGTCCCCGGTGTCGAGGCCCCGTTCGCCCCCGCCTCGACCGTGGTGACCAGCGCGATCATGCAGTCGATGCTGGCGGCCGCCGTGGAACGGCTGGTGGCCCGGGGGGTCGAGCCGCCGATGCTGCGCTCGGGGAACGTGGACGGCGGCCACGAGTGGAACGGCCGGGTCATGACGGAGAACCGGGACCGGATCTTCTACCGCCACTGA
- a CDS encoding citrate synthase 2, with product MSDFVPGLEGVVAFETEIAEPDKEGGSLRYRGVDIEDLVGHVSFGNVWGLLVDGAFNPGLPPAEPFPIPVHSGDIRVDVQSALAMLAPVWGLKPLLDIDEATARDDLARAAVMALSYVAQSARGQGLPMVPQSEIDKAHSVVERFMIRWRGEPDPKHVKAVDAYWTSAAEHGMNASTFTARVIASTGADVAAALSGAVGAMSGPLHGGAPSRVLGMIEEIERTGDATAYVKQALDRGERLMGFGHRVYRAEDPRARVLRRTARELAAPRFEVAEALEKAALEELHNRRPDRVLATNVEFWAAIVLDFAEVPAHMFTSMFTCARTAGWSAHILEQKRTGRLVRPSATYVGPGTRDPREIGGYEDIVAG from the coding sequence ATGTCCGACTTCGTACCCGGTCTTGAGGGAGTCGTCGCGTTCGAAACGGAGATCGCCGAACCGGACAAGGAGGGCGGCTCGCTCCGCTACCGCGGGGTCGACATCGAGGACCTGGTCGGTCACGTCTCCTTCGGCAACGTGTGGGGGCTGCTGGTGGACGGGGCGTTCAACCCCGGACTCCCGCCCGCCGAGCCGTTCCCGATCCCCGTGCACTCGGGTGACATCCGGGTCGACGTCCAGTCCGCGCTGGCGATGCTCGCCCCGGTCTGGGGTCTGAAGCCGCTGCTGGACATCGACGAGGCGACCGCCCGGGACGACCTGGCGCGGGCCGCAGTGATGGCGCTGTCGTACGTCGCCCAGTCGGCGCGCGGCCAGGGGCTGCCGATGGTGCCGCAGAGCGAGATCGACAAGGCGCACTCGGTGGTCGAGCGCTTCATGATCCGCTGGCGCGGCGAGCCGGACCCGAAGCACGTGAAGGCGGTCGACGCGTACTGGACGTCGGCGGCGGAGCACGGCATGAACGCCTCGACGTTCACCGCCCGGGTCATCGCCTCGACGGGCGCGGACGTCGCGGCCGCCCTGTCCGGCGCGGTGGGCGCGATGTCGGGCCCGCTGCACGGCGGCGCCCCGTCCCGGGTCCTCGGCATGATCGAGGAGATCGAGCGTACGGGCGACGCGACCGCGTACGTGAAGCAGGCCCTGGACCGGGGTGAGCGCCTGATGGGCTTCGGCCACCGCGTCTACCGCGCCGAGGACCCCCGCGCCCGCGTCCTGCGCCGCACGGCCCGCGAACTGGCGGCCCCGCGCTTCGAGGTGGCGGAGGCGCTGGAGAAGGCGGCGCTGGAGGAGCTGCACAACCGTCGCCCGGACCGGGTCCTGGCGACGAACGTGGAGTTCTGGGCGGCCATCGTGCTGGACTTCGCGGAGGTCCCGGCCCACATGTTCACCTCGATGTTCACGTGCGCCCGTACGGCGGGCTGGTCGGCGCACATCCTGGAGCAGAAGCGCACGGGCCGCCTGGTGCGCCCGTCGGCGACGTACGTGGGCCCGGGGACGCGGGATCCGCGCGAGATCGGCGGGTACGAGGACATCGTCGCGGGCTGA
- a CDS encoding transporter, which yields MSVLDTPVSTAAPVAPTAGLTPVFVRLKLALLRNGLRQSSGRRAAFIVSLVLSLLLAAGQVLGLVLLRGNEHAGTVVVLLTGVLALGWAVLPLFFPSGDDTLDPTRLVMLPLRPEPLVRALLVSSMIGIGPLFTLCLVVGSVLALAHGAAGVVFAVLAVPLTMLLCVALSRAVATANVRLLNSRKGRDLAVLSGLVIAVGIQFVNFGAQRLGRAGGLSTLDPAASVVRWLPGASAVASVDAASDGAYGVAAAQLLITVAALAALLWLWQRSLVKLMTAPDGSTLAAAEPAREKASGQGGLSALLPEGRTATVMQRSLRYVARDPKTKAAWVTALAVGAIVPLLNAVQGTGSVYFACFAAGMLGMQMYNQFGQDTSAFWMVALTISSPRDAYVELRARALVLLLLTLPFTLLVCGVTAAVIGDWRSLPGALGLSCALLGSMLATGAVASALFPYSIPQEGAFKNVVPGQGGLAWISILGGMLAAALLSAPVIVPTVWMHVGGHHDALWLMVPGGSVYGALVGWAGLRFAASRTANRLPEILAAVSKG from the coding sequence ATGAGCGTGCTGGACACCCCGGTCTCCACGGCCGCCCCGGTCGCGCCGACGGCGGGTCTGACCCCGGTCTTCGTCCGTCTCAAGCTGGCCCTGCTGCGCAACGGGCTGCGGCAGTCGTCCGGGCGGAGGGCGGCGTTCATCGTCTCTCTCGTCCTCAGCCTGCTGCTCGCCGCGGGCCAGGTGCTGGGCCTGGTCCTGCTGCGCGGCAACGAGCACGCGGGCACCGTCGTGGTGCTGCTCACGGGAGTCCTGGCGCTGGGCTGGGCGGTGCTGCCGCTGTTCTTCCCGAGCGGTGACGACACGCTCGACCCGACCCGGCTGGTGATGCTGCCGCTGCGGCCCGAGCCGCTGGTCCGGGCCCTGTTGGTGTCCTCGATGATCGGTATCGGCCCGCTGTTCACGCTGTGCCTGGTCGTCGGCTCGGTCCTGGCGCTGGCGCACGGGGCGGCGGGCGTGGTGTTCGCGGTGCTCGCGGTCCCGCTGACGATGCTGCTGTGCGTGGCGCTGTCGCGGGCGGTGGCGACGGCCAACGTACGGCTGCTGAACTCCCGCAAGGGCCGCGACCTCGCGGTGCTGAGCGGGCTGGTCATCGCGGTGGGCATCCAGTTCGTCAACTTCGGCGCGCAGCGGCTCGGCCGGGCGGGCGGGCTCTCCACGCTGGACCCGGCGGCGAGCGTGGTGCGCTGGCTGCCCGGCGCCTCCGCCGTGGCGTCGGTGGACGCGGCCTCGGACGGGGCGTACGGGGTCGCCGCCGCTCAGCTCCTGATCACGGTGGCGGCCCTGGCGGCGCTGTTGTGGCTGTGGCAGCGGAGTCTGGTGAAGCTGATGACCGCGCCGGACGGTTCGACCCTGGCGGCGGCGGAGCCGGCCCGCGAGAAGGCGTCGGGCCAGGGTGGGCTTTCGGCGCTGCTGCCGGAGGGCCGTACGGCGACGGTGATGCAGCGCAGTCTGCGGTACGTGGCCCGGGACCCGAAGACCAAGGCGGCCTGGGTGACGGCGCTGGCGGTCGGTGCGATCGTGCCGCTGCTCAACGCGGTCCAGGGCACCGGATCGGTCTACTTCGCGTGCTTCGCCGCCGGGATGCTCGGCATGCAGATGTACAACCAGTTCGGCCAGGACACCTCGGCCTTCTGGATGGTGGCGCTGACGATCTCCTCGCCCCGGGACGCGTACGTCGAACTGCGGGCTCGGGCGCTGGTCCTGCTGCTGCTCACCCTGCCGTTCACGCTGCTGGTGTGCGGGGTGACGGCGGCGGTGATCGGTGACTGGCGGTCGCTGCCGGGCGCGCTCGGCCTGTCCTGCGCGCTGCTGGGTTCGATGCTGGCGACGGGCGCGGTGGCCTCGGCGCTGTTCCCGTACTCGATTCCGCAGGAGGGCGCGTTCAAGAACGTGGTGCCCGGACAGGGCGGTCTGGCCTGGATCTCGATCCTCGGCGGCATGCTGGCCGCCGCGCTGCTGTCCGCGCCGGTGATCGTGCCGACCGTCTGGATGCACGTCGGGGGCCATCACGACGCGCTGTGGCTGATGGTGCCGGGCGGGTCGGTGTACGGGGCGCTGGTCGGGTGGGCGGGGCTGCGGTTCGCGGCCTCGCGCACGGCGAACCGGCTGCCGGAGATCCTGGCGGCGGTCAGCAAGGGCTGA
- a CDS encoding PAS domain S-box protein: protein MGASRSSGTTDELGPDEHSGGGPPGGSADPGAPAGAGGIPGAPDGSELLAALLDGMDAALCAFDADGTVTHWNREAERVLGWSADEAVGRSGFAGWAVRRADADEVRARLMSVMDAPGRQVHEFALLRKDGGRVLVRTQSAGVRGADGKPAGVYCAFSEVHARIDLERAIALSEALLEDASWGVVLVDVDLRPTVVNAYASRALGGSRSSLLGRPLGELVVQGVEELEAALHHVLAEGVPSAPAELWVTLRTAEGERRRCWRSGFLRLASPMTEEPVPLGVGWLFQDITAAKLAEQEADRLRFRTSQLHRAARTACECEDPMEAATTLLDFALAGFADHVLVDLVAGERLVRTAATPFDAPGPCLLVAGGSVPARYAPGHPALQSVERTGTVRTSAAVGAADPAAWAVERRWPRDAAHALCAVLRSRGRTLGVLTFLRAANRAAFERTDTAYAETVAARVAGAVDLAQATRGAG, encoded by the coding sequence GTGGGTGCTTCCAGGAGCAGCGGGACGACCGACGAGCTCGGTCCGGACGAGCATTCCGGCGGCGGGCCGCCGGGGGGCTCCGCGGACCCCGGGGCTCCGGCTGGCGCGGGCGGGATTCCCGGGGCGCCCGACGGGTCCGAGCTGCTGGCGGCGCTGCTCGACGGGATGGACGCCGCCCTCTGCGCGTTCGACGCGGACGGCACGGTCACCCACTGGAACCGCGAGGCCGAGCGCGTCCTCGGCTGGTCGGCGGACGAGGCCGTCGGCCGCAGCGGCTTCGCCGGCTGGGCGGTACGGCGGGCCGACGCCGACGAGGTGCGGGCGCGGCTGATGTCGGTGATGGACGCGCCGGGGCGGCAGGTGCACGAGTTCGCGCTGCTGCGCAAGGACGGCGGCCGGGTGCTGGTGCGCACCCAGTCCGCCGGGGTGCGCGGCGCGGACGGGAAGCCGGCCGGGGTCTACTGCGCGTTCAGCGAGGTGCACGCCCGGATCGACCTGGAGCGGGCCATCGCACTGAGCGAGGCGCTGCTGGAGGACGCGTCCTGGGGTGTGGTCCTCGTCGACGTGGACCTGCGCCCCACGGTCGTCAACGCGTACGCCTCCCGCGCGCTGGGCGGCAGCCGTTCCTCCCTCCTCGGCCGTCCGCTGGGCGAGCTGGTGGTCCAGGGCGTCGAGGAGCTGGAGGCGGCGCTGCACCATGTGCTGGCCGAAGGGGTCCCGAGCGCCCCTGCCGAGCTGTGGGTGACGCTGCGGACGGCCGAGGGCGAGCGGCGGCGGTGCTGGCGCAGCGGATTCCTGCGGCTGGCCTCGCCGATGACGGAGGAGCCGGTTCCGCTCGGGGTGGGGTGGCTGTTCCAGGACATCACCGCCGCCAAGCTCGCGGAGCAGGAGGCCGACCGGCTGCGGTTCCGGACGAGCCAGCTGCACCGGGCCGCCCGTACGGCCTGCGAGTGCGAGGACCCGATGGAGGCGGCGACCACACTGCTGGACTTCGCGCTCGCCGGGTTCGCCGATCACGTCCTGGTCGACCTGGTGGCGGGCGAGCGCCTGGTGCGTACGGCCGCCACCCCGTTCGACGCGCCCGGCCCGTGCCTGCTGGTCGCCGGGGGCTCCGTCCCGGCCCGGTACGCCCCCGGCCACCCGGCCCTCCAGTCCGTCGAGCGGACCGGCACCGTCCGGACGAGCGCCGCCGTCGGGGCCGCCGACCCGGCCGCCTGGGCCGTGGAGCGCCGCTGGCCCCGGGACGCGGCGCACGCGCTCTGCGCGGTGCTCCGGAGCCGGGGCCGGACCCTGGGCGTGCTGACGTTCCTCCGCGCGGCGAACCGGGCCGCCTTCGAGCGCACCGACACGGCGTACGCGGAGACGGTCGCGGCCCGGGTCGCGGGGGCGGTGGACCTGGCGCAGGCGACCCGGGGGGCCGGCTGA
- a CDS encoding ABC transporter ATP-binding protein, translating to MPDRADARRTSDAATETATSGATDAATGGAHEVRPAVRVQGLWKRFGEQVAVAGIDLELPAGKFIGLVGPNGAGKTTTLSMVTGLLRPDLGKIEVAGHDVWTDPVEVKSRIGVLPEGLRLFERLSGRELLAYNGRLRGLPGDEVDQRATQLLDVLDLAGSQHKLVVDYSTGMRKKIGLAAALLHNPEVLFLDEPFEGVDPVSAQTIRGVLERYTRSGATVVFSSHVMELVESLCDWVAVMAAGRITARGTLAQVRGDAPSLQSAFLELVGAGGRDDGDSLDWLGGSR from the coding sequence ATGCCGGACCGGGCAGATGCACGTAGGACGTCGGACGCGGCGACAGAGACCGCGACGAGCGGGGCGACGGACGCGGCGACGGGCGGGGCGCACGAGGTGCGGCCCGCCGTCCGTGTGCAAGGGCTGTGGAAGCGGTTCGGGGAGCAGGTCGCGGTCGCGGGGATCGATCTGGAGCTGCCCGCGGGCAAGTTCATCGGGCTGGTGGGGCCCAACGGTGCGGGCAAGACGACGACGCTCTCGATGGTCACCGGGCTGTTGCGGCCCGACCTGGGGAAGATCGAGGTCGCGGGCCACGACGTGTGGACGGACCCGGTCGAGGTGAAGTCCCGGATCGGGGTGCTGCCGGAGGGGCTGCGGCTGTTCGAGCGGCTGTCCGGCCGTGAACTGCTGGCGTACAACGGCCGGCTGCGCGGGCTGCCGGGCGACGAGGTGGACCAGCGGGCCACGCAGTTGCTGGACGTGCTGGATCTCGCGGGCTCGCAGCACAAGCTGGTCGTCGACTACTCGACCGGTATGCGGAAGAAGATCGGGCTCGCGGCAGCCCTGCTCCACAATCCCGAAGTGCTCTTCCTGGACGAGCCGTTCGAGGGCGTCGACCCGGTGTCGGCGCAGACCATCCGGGGCGTGCTGGAGCGCTACACCCGGTCCGGCGCGACCGTGGTCTTCTCCAGCCATGTGATGGAGCTGGTGGAGTCGCTGTGCGACTGGGTCGCCGTGATGGCGGCGGGCCGGATCACGGCGCGGGGCACGCTGGCGCAGGTGCGCGGCGACGCGCCCTCCCTCCAGAGCGCCTTTCTCGAACTGGTCGGCGCGGGCGGCCGGGACGACGGGGACTCCCTCGACTGGCTGGGCGGCTCCCGATGA